From Topomyia yanbarensis strain Yona2022 chromosome 1, ASM3024719v1, whole genome shotgun sequence, one genomic window encodes:
- the LOC131696424 gene encoding uncharacterized protein LOC131696424 encodes MASLVSAVCQITPYNETVSKQEKPKNKERGFLNTHSAENELSKCDFERNESNAEKFIDSPKPCPVCKKDGHKLYGKKGKFETLAFLDDGSSLTLVEKHIANQLGIEGEAEPLCLQWTSNVKRMEKESKLISLEISASNGNQRHMLNNVRTVESLELPRQSLQFDELAGRFPYIRDLPVQSFKEGAPGILIGLDNARLIVTLKKREGHLNEPVAAKTRLGWTIFGSIQDARAQETPQNTNLHICARSRDQELHDAVNEFFNVENLGVTGIPMIEAEDDQRARKILRSMAERRSKCLERRLERQPDLYANVKQQINDYRNNGYAHIVTKEELANSDPRTVWYLPLGIVLNPNKPGKVRVVWDAAAKVDGISLNSMLLKGPDLLASLPTVLYGFRQRQIAITGDIKEMFHQIAIRPQGRQAQRFLWRDNSTQPIQEYVMDVATFGSTCSPCSAHYVKNRNAEEWKDIHPQAAMAIIDNHYVDDYLDSVDTEEEAIRLALEVKTVHAKGGFHIRNWLSNSDAVIKQIGDCGSEASKCFTLDKTTGAERVLGMIWLPNEDVFTFAVKFRDDIQPLLEDSRKVLRVVMSIFDPLGFVAPFVVHGKCLIQDIWRSKVGWDEKVTDEIFSRWKKWVQVLGRLCEVKIPRCYFPGYSADSLDTLELHVFVDASESAYASVAYFRIVDCGRVRCALVASKTKVAPLKPMTIPRLELQAAVLGARMAKTIQESHKIPIRLRVMWSDSSTVLSWIRSDTRRYPKFVAFRGSEILNVTSLDEWRWLPTRLSVADEATKWGTGPSFRKENRWFRAPEFLNGYEVEWPANNLPPPGTTEELRPVVVHHRQAFEPPMDYKRFSKWERLLRSAAFVYRFIENSRKMSQGKNSINTGILSQEELQKAEACLWR; translated from the exons ATGGCATCACTTGTATCGGCGGTATGCCAAATAACACCCTATAACGAGACGGTTTCGAAGCAAGAGAAACCCAAGAACAAAGAGAGGGGTTTCCTCAATACTCATTCAGCAGAAAACGAATTGAGCAAGTGCGACTTCGAGCGAAACGAGAGCAATGCTGAAAAGTTTATTGACTCGCCAAAGCCTTGTCCTGTTTGTAAGAAAGATGGACACAAG TTATATGGGAAAAAGGGCAAGTTTGAAACTTTGGCTTTTCTAGATGACGGATCTTCCTTGACACTAGTAGAAAAGCATATAGCGAATCAGTTGGGGATTGAAGGCGAGGCAGAGCCACTCTGCTTGCAATGGACGAGCAACGTAAAACGGATGGAAAAAGAATCCAAATTGATTAGCTTGGAAATCTCTGCGTCCAATGGCAACCAACGTCACATGTTAAATAATGTACGGACAGTTGAGAGCCTTGAGTTACCCAGACAGTCGCTACAATTTGATGAGTTAGCAGGAAGATTCCCATACATCAGGGATCTGCCTGTGCAGAGTTTTAAGGAGGGCGCTCCTGGTATATTGATAGGGCTGGATAACGCCAGGCTAATTGTCACACTGAAAAAACGGGAAGGGCATCTCAACGAGCCAGTTGCAGCCAAAACAAGACTGGGATGGACCATTTTCGGATCTATACAGGATGCACGGGCACAAGAAACTCCACAAAACACTAATCTTCACATTTGCGCTCGCTCACGTGACCAAGAATTGCATGATGCAGTGAACGAGTTTTTTAACGTAGAGAATCTTGGTGTTACTGGTATCCCAATGATTGAAGCAGAGGATGATCAACGAGCTCGGAAGATTCT TCGGTCAATGGCAGAGCGACGTTCAAAATGTTTGGAACGAAGGCTAGAAAGGCAACCAGATCTATACGCAAACGTCAAGCAGCAGATCAACGATTATCGAAACAACGGCTATGCACATATAGTGACAAAGGAAGAATTGGCCAACTCTGACCCCAGGACAGTTTGGTATCTTCCATTAGGAATCGTTTTGAACCCAAACAAACCAGGCAAAGTTCGAGTAGTGTGGGATGCAGCAGCAAAAGTTGATGGCATTTCACTTAACTCTATGCTGTTGAAGGGGCCTGATCTCCTCGCATCGCTACCAACGGTTTTATACGGTTTCCGACAACGTCAAATTGCTATAACTGGTGATATAAAGGAGATGTTCCATCAAATAGCTATTCGTCCTCAGGGCCGACAAGCGCAACGATTTTTGTGGCGGGATAATTCAACACAACCAATACAGGAGTACGTGATGGATGTGGCAACCTTTGGTTCAACATGCTCGCCATGCTCCGCGCATTATGTCAAAAATCGGAATGCCGAAGAGTGGAAAGATATACACCCGCAAGCTGCCATGGCCATAATTGACAACCACTACGTGGACGACTATTTGGACAGTGTAGATACCGAAGAAGAAGCGATTCGCTTGGCGTTAGAAGTGAAAACCGTACACGCGAAAGGTGGATTCCATATTCGAAACTGGTTATCTAATTCGGATGCGGTCATTAAACAGATCGGGGACTGCGGTTCGGAAGCGTCAAAATGTTTTACTCTGGACAAAACGACGGGAGCTGAGAGAGTATTGGGTATGATTTGGTTACCAAATGAAGACGTATTCACGTTTGCTGTCAAGTTTCGAGACGATATCCAGCCCTTGTTGGAGGACTCCAGGAAAGTCTTACGTGTCGTAATGAGCATATTCGATCCTCTGGGTTTCGTCGCCCCCTTTGTAGTACATGGCAAGTGTCTAATTCAGGATATATGGCGATCGAAGGTAGGATGGGATGAAAAGGTTACTGATGAGATTTTCTcgcgttggaaaaaatgggttcAAGTACTTGGCAGACTTTGCGAGGTTAAGATTCCTCGCTGCTACTTTCCAGGATACAGTGCGGATAGTTTAGACACGTTAGAACTCCACGTGTTCGTGGACGCAAGCGAAAGTGCATATGCTAGCGTAGCCTATTTCCGTATCGTTGATTGCGGTCGAGTTCGTTGTGCTCTGGTGGCTTCTAAGACAAAGGTTGCTCCGCTGAAGCCAATGACGATTCCTCGTCTCGAATTACAAGCAGCGGTTCTTGGGGCACGTATGGCTAAAACTATACAAGAAAgtcacaaaattccaattagACTTCGAGTAATGTGGAGCGATTCGAGTACAGTGCTTTCGTGGATTCGTTCTGATACACGACGATATCCCAAATTCGTAGCATTCAGAGGCAGTGAGATTCTTAACGTGACGAGCTTAGATGAGTGGAGATGGCTTCCAACACGTTTAAGTGTAGCGGATGAGGCTACGAAATGGGGTACTGGACCAAGTTTCCGTAAAGAAAATCGTTGGTTCCGAGCCCCAGAATTCTTGAACGGATATGAAGTAGAATGGCCAGCAAATAATCTACCACCACCAGGCACGACTGAAGAACTGCGCCCTGTCGTTGTTCATCACAGGCAGGCATTCGAACCACCAATGGATTATAAACGATTCTCTAAATGGGAGAGACTACTTCGGTCAGCGGCCTTTGTTTACCGCTTCATCGAAAACAGTAGGAAAATGTCCCAGGGCAAAAACTCCATCAACACAGGAATTTTATCCCAAGAAGAGCTGCAGAAAGCAGAAGCATGTCTTTGGCGTTGA